In bacterium, the genomic window AGGATTTTCTTTTTCCAGAAGTTCTGTATCTGTAGTTGAAGCCCAGGTTACAGCTATCGGTAGAACGCCGGCTTTTTGGGAACAGGTAATATCAGAAGGCTGATCGCCTATATAAGCTGCCTGATTCGGGAGAATTTGCCAGTGGTTGAGGATTTTTGTGATGCATTTGTCTTTAATTACGCCTTCGGCAGAGCCTGTTTCCACGTATTCAAAATAATTTTTAATTTTGAAATAATCAAGAGTAATATCAGCCGAAGGTTTTCCTTTTCCTGTAACCAGTGCTATTTTATAGTTATTTTCTTTGAGAAAATCCAGTATTTCTCTTGTTCCATCGAAAATATCAGGATAAAGGTGATGATTTTCACTATAAATTCTTATATATGCATCAAAACATTCTTGCCATCTGTCAGGAGCGATACTTTTTGCTATACCTTCTTCTGTCTGACCAAAATACTTAGTAATTGTACTTTTAGGATGATTTATTCCTGTAACTTCTTCAAATGCAAGTTGAAATGACTTTATACAGAGTGGCAACGTATCTGCCAGAGTCCCGTCAATATCAAAAATTATGCCCTTTATTTTATTCATTAATCTTTAGCTTCCATCCATGTAGATCCGTAAGTTATATCAATAACAAGCGGTACTATTAAAGGCTGATCAAGTTCCATACATTCTTTAACGAGGGCTGTTATCTCATTAATCTCATCTTTATGGACTTCCAGCACAAGTTCATCATGAACCTGAAGGATTATTTTTGACTTATAGTTAGAATTTTTAAGTTTTTCATAAAGTTTTATCATAGCTATCTTGATTAAATCAGCAGCAGTTCCCTGTAAAGGCGCATTAATTGCTGCTCGTTCTGCAAATTCCCGTATAGTCTTAATTCTACTGTGTAAATCATCTCTGAGATAACGTTTTCTTCCGTAAAGAGTTTCTACATAACCCAAAGAATGTGCTTTATGTATTGTATCATCCATATATTGCTTAATTTTGGGATAAGTTTCAAAATATTTTGTAATTATATCTTTGGCTTCACCAGGCGTAATTCCAAGAGATTCGGAAAGTCCGTAGCTTGTTTGGCCATAAATTATACCGAAATTTACTGCTTTAGCTCTTCTTCTCATCTCTTTTGTTACGTCTTCAAGTGCTACACCAAAAACTTTGCTTGCGGTTTCGGCATGTATGTCTTCATTATTCTTGAAAGCCTCTACCAGAATTTTATCTTCTGTCGCATGCGCAAGTAATCTCAGCTCTATTTGTGAATAATCAGCTGCAAATATAACGTAATTTTCTTTGTCCTGAGGAACAAAAGCTGCTCTTATCCTGTTTCCTATTTCAGAGCGGATGGGAATGTTCTGTAAGTTAGGATTACTGCTTGATAATCTTCCTGTTGTAGTTATTGTCTGGTTAAAACTCGTGTGTATTCTTCCTGTTTTTGTGTTTATAAGCAGAGGAAGAGCATCCACGTAAGTTGATTTTAGTTTCGCATAGTGTCTTTGTTCCAGCAATAAATCAACTATGGGGTGAACATGCGCCAGAGATTCAAGAATTTTGGCGTTTGTGCTGTAGCCGGTCTGGGTTTTTGCCACACCTTTTATGGGAAGTTTTAATTTTTCAAAAAGGATTTCTCCTACTTGTTTCGGAGAATTAACATTAAATTTTTCCCCTGCAAACTCATAGATTTTTTCTTCAAGGTTGTAAATCTTAGTTTGAAGCTCGTTTGAGAGACTTTTTAAGTATTTTGTGTCAATGCTGACACCGTTTCTCTCAATTTCAGCAAGTACTGGAACAAGCGGCTCTTCTATTTCATAAAAAAGTTTTTCCTGATCCGGTTCAAAGTGTTCTGCGTAATATTCCCCAAGTTCAAGAGTCGACTTTGCATCACCGCAGGCATAATCTGAAACTTTTTCAATTGAAACCTGATCCATTGTAATAGCTGTTTTGCCTTTTCCAATAAGTTCTTCAATTTCGGTCATCTCGTATCCAAGGTGTCCAAATGCCTGCTGCTTTAATCCATGCTTAAAAGTAGGGTTTTTAACATAGCTTGCAATCATTGTATCCATAATAATCCCGTCTAAATATATGTCATAGTTTTTCAGGACGTTTATTTCGTACTTTGCATTCTGGATAATCTTGAATATTTGCGAATTTTCAAGAATTGGTTTTAATTTTTCGATGACATAATCTGTCTTAAGCTGATTTCCTTCTTGATGTCCCACAGGAATATAAACGGTTTTTGTTTCTTCATTAATTGATTTATCAACTGATACTTTGTTGTTTTTGGCTGTAATCTTGGAGTTCCAGCCAAAAGACATTCCCACAAGCTTTGCATTAAATACATCAAGCGAAGTTGTTTCTGTGTCAAAAGAAAATATAGCTGCTTTTTCAATGGTTTGAACAAATTTTTCGAATTTTTCTTCCGTATTGATTATTGCAGTGTCAACTTTAAACGTTTTTTGCGATTCTTCTTTTAAAAACTGTGTTAACCCCAGATTAAGCTGCATTTGGCCTTGTTGAGGCGGATTAATAATTTGAACAGGTTCTTTTTTAGGATTTTCTTCAGGTTGTTCAATTTTTGTTTCAGCAAGCTTTTGATTTTTGTCGCTATTTAGGCTTTTATATCCTGCTTCGCTGTTAAAATGGGATAAAATTTCAGGAAGCTGCTTGATAAGGCTGTGAAACTGCATTTTTTTTAAGAAAGCACTGAGATTTTCAACATCAGGCAAAGTTACATGTGTATGTTCAAAATCAAAGTCAATAGGAACTTCTCTGCAAATTGTAGCCAGATATCTGCTTTTGAACGCCATTTCCTTGTCATTTTCAAGCTTTTGTTTAACGCTTTTCGATTGAATTTCATTAAGGTGCTGATAGACATTTTCAAGAGAACCGAATTGCTCGAGCAGTTTTACTGTTGTTTTTTCGCCTATCCCCTTAACCCCTGGGATATTGTCTGATGAATCTCCGCTTAAACCTTTGTAGTCAGCAATTTGTTCCGGCCATACACCGAGTTTTTCGTGAACTTTATTTCTGTCAAATTCTATAAGTTCCCCTTTTGAAGGAATCAAAACAGAAACAGAAGCTTCAGAACTTATAAGCTGGAAGGAGTCTTGATCTCCGGTAAGTATAAGCGTTTTGTGCCCTAATTCACTTGCTTTTTTTGTTATAGTTCCGATAACATCGTCTGCTTCATATCCTGCTATTTGATAAATAGGTATATCAAGTGCTTTAACGCCTTCTATAATTAAGCCGAGTTGCGTTCTTAAAGAATCAGGCATGCTTTGTCTGTTGGCTTTGTACTCGGGATATTCTTTTAATCGAAAAGTCTCTCTGCCTTTATCAAAAGAAACTGCTATTGCGTCAGGTTGAACATTTCTAAGCAGGTCAAAAATGGATTTAAGAAAACCATAGACAGCCCATGTCGGTGTATTATCAGTTGTTTGCATTCTTGTTCTCTCAAGAGCAAAGAAACACCTGTAAGCAAGTGCATGTCCGTCTATTAAAATTAATGTTTTTGATTTCATCTTTGAATAGCCTGATTACCTAATTTTTTGTTCTATTTTGAGATTTTCAAGGACTGATTTTACTGCAAAAGCCTTGTTTAAAGGATAAAAATGAATTCCGTGAACACCGCTTTTCAAAAGTTCATTACACTGATTAACAGCAAATTCAATGCCTGTTTGTTTTATTATTTCATTATTGTCTTTATTTTCAGCAAGTTTCTTTGCAAGCTTGGCAGGAAGTTTGCACCCGCTAAGTGTTGTAATTCTTTCAATTTGAGCATACGAAGTTATAGGAAGAATCCCCGGTATTATCGGGATGTTTATTCCTTGTTTTTGAGCTTTTTCCAGAAATTCAAAATAACAGTTATTATCATAAAATACCTGTGTTATTGCAGCATCTGATCCGTTATCAATTTTTCTTTTAAGATTTATTATGTCTTGATCAATAGAACCGCATTCCTGATGACATTCAGGGTAGGCAGCAACAGCAATATTTAGACTGGTATTTGATTTTATAAATTCCACAAGTTCGTTTGCATAACCAAAGCCATCTTCAGGTTTAACAAATTTTGTTTCTCCTTTAGGAGGATCTCCTCTTAAAGCAAGTATATTTTCAATTTCAGCAGATTCAATTTTTTTCAAATACTCAAGAATAGTGCTTTTTGAAGAACCTACGCACGTAAAATGAGGAATAGGCTGAATTTTTAGATTATTTTTAATCTTTGTGACAATATCAAGAGTTGTTTCTCTTGTGCTTCCCCCTGCACCGTAGGTTACAGAAATGAAAGCAGGGTTAAATGCCGATAAAATACCCAATTCATCAAAAAGATCGTTTATTTTTTGGTTTAATTCGTAATCATTTTGAGCTTTTGGCGGAAAAATCTCAAAAGATATTACAGGTTCGTTTGAATTATAAATTTCTTTCAGTTTCATTTTTATCTCTTTTTATCTTTATTTACACATCATAAGTTAAATTCATACCTCTTGTAAATAATCACCAATTTGAATTTTTTTATTTATATAATGATTTGACCATAATTTGCTCAAAAATCCGTAAGTTTCAACGGCTTCTGCCAAAATAGCTTTATTTGTGTCGGACGTTGAGATTAATAAGCCTTTATCGGTTTTATCAAGAATTTTGCCGGGAGTGGTGGTATTAGTATTTAAGTTAATAATTTTTGTCGACAGTATAAATAAAAAAGTATCTTTATGAAGCGTATAGCTTTTCATCCAGGGGAGAAGCGCTCTTATGTCGTTGTGGATTTCCATTGCGGGTTTTTTCCAGTTGATTTTTGCATCGTTGGGGCTTAGTCTTGGAAAATAGCTTGCCTTTGATTCATCCTGTTTTTTAGGAATCAACTCGGCATTTTCCAGCTTGTCCAAGAACTCTGAAATACTGTTTTTGGCTGTAAAAGCACATTTGTTTCTTAAACTTCCGCCTGTGTCTTCATCGGAAATATTTACATCTTTCTGAAATAAAATTTCGCCGGTGTCAATGCCTTCGTTTAAAAGATGAAAAGTTATCCCTGCCTTAGTTTCACCGTTTTTTACAGCAGAAGTATAAGGGTTGCTGCCTCTGTGAGTAGGAAGCAGTGAAGGATGACAGTTAATACATGCGATTTTCGGAAGATTTATGACTTCTTTTTTGATTATTTCGCCCCATGAGCCTACTAAAATCACATCAGGAGCAAGTTTTTTAATTTTTTTAATAAATTTTGTGCTGTTTGCCTTATGTGCTTTTATTTCATGGATATTTTTCGCTCTTATTATTGA contains:
- a CDS encoding HAD family hydrolase; amino-acid sequence: MNKIKGIIFDIDGTLADTLPLCIKSFQLAFEEVTGINHPKSTITKYFGQTEEGIAKSIAPDRWQECFDAYIRIYSENHHLYPDIFDGTREILDFLKENNYKIALVTGKGKPSADITLDYFKIKNYFEYVETGSAEGVIKDKCITKILNHWQILPNQAAYIGDQPSDITCSQKAGVLPIAVTWASTTDTELLEKENPYKIFSKISDFKHWLEQITENK
- the polA gene encoding DNA polymerase I — encoded protein: MKSKTLILIDGHALAYRCFFALERTRMQTTDNTPTWAVYGFLKSIFDLLRNVQPDAIAVSFDKGRETFRLKEYPEYKANRQSMPDSLRTQLGLIIEGVKALDIPIYQIAGYEADDVIGTITKKASELGHKTLILTGDQDSFQLISSEASVSVLIPSKGELIEFDRNKVHEKLGVWPEQIADYKGLSGDSSDNIPGVKGIGEKTTVKLLEQFGSLENVYQHLNEIQSKSVKQKLENDKEMAFKSRYLATICREVPIDFDFEHTHVTLPDVENLSAFLKKMQFHSLIKQLPEILSHFNSEAGYKSLNSDKNQKLAETKIEQPEENPKKEPVQIINPPQQGQMQLNLGLTQFLKEESQKTFKVDTAIINTEEKFEKFVQTIEKAAIFSFDTETTSLDVFNAKLVGMSFGWNSKITAKNNKVSVDKSINEETKTVYIPVGHQEGNQLKTDYVIEKLKPILENSQIFKIIQNAKYEINVLKNYDIYLDGIIMDTMIASYVKNPTFKHGLKQQAFGHLGYEMTEIEELIGKGKTAITMDQVSIEKVSDYACGDAKSTLELGEYYAEHFEPDQEKLFYEIEEPLVPVLAEIERNGVSIDTKYLKSLSNELQTKIYNLEEKIYEFAGEKFNVNSPKQVGEILFEKLKLPIKGVAKTQTGYSTNAKILESLAHVHPIVDLLLEQRHYAKLKSTYVDALPLLINTKTGRIHTSFNQTITTTGRLSSSNPNLQNIPIRSEIGNRIRAAFVPQDKENYVIFAADYSQIELRLLAHATEDKILVEAFKNNEDIHAETASKVFGVALEDVTKEMRRRAKAVNFGIIYGQTSYGLSESLGITPGEAKDIITKYFETYPKIKQYMDDTIHKAHSLGYVETLYGRKRYLRDDLHSRIKTIREFAERAAINAPLQGTAADLIKIAMIKLYEKLKNSNYKSKIILQVHDELVLEVHKDEINEITALVKECMELDQPLIVPLVIDITYGSTWMEAKD
- the metF gene encoding methylenetetrahydrofolate reductase [NAD(P)H] gives rise to the protein MKLKEIYNSNEPVISFEIFPPKAQNDYELNQKINDLFDELGILSAFNPAFISVTYGAGGSTRETTLDIVTKIKNNLKIQPIPHFTCVGSSKSTILEYLKKIESAEIENILALRGDPPKGETKFVKPEDGFGYANELVEFIKSNTSLNIAVAAYPECHQECGSIDQDIINLKRKIDNGSDAAITQVFYDNNCYFEFLEKAQKQGINIPIIPGILPITSYAQIERITTLSGCKLPAKLAKKLAENKDNNEIIKQTGIEFAVNQCNELLKSGVHGIHFYPLNKAFAVKSVLENLKIEQKIR
- a CDS encoding methionyl-tRNA formyltransferase codes for the protein MLKVVLIGYGELAQSLLIGLIESRHKIVGVLRWECERPNKPVAFLRDLFVPDALTSIIRAKNIHEIKAHKANSTKFIKKIKKLAPDVILVGSWGEIIKKEVINLPKIACINCHPSLLPTHRGSNPYTSAVKNGETKAGITFHLLNEGIDTGEILFQKDVNISDEDTGGSLRNKCAFTAKNSISEFLDKLENAELIPKKQDESKASYFPRLSPNDAKINWKKPAMEIHNDIRALLPWMKSYTLHKDTFLFILSTKIINLNTNTTTPGKILDKTDKGLLISTSDTNKAILAEAVETYGFLSKLWSNHYINKKIQIGDYLQEV